One genomic region from Salvia hispanica cultivar TCC Black 2014 chromosome 2, UniMelb_Shisp_WGS_1.0, whole genome shotgun sequence encodes:
- the LOC125205180 gene encoding probable disease resistance protein At4g27220: MLSWFFEPILTKLAELFMSKLVEQTADNAHNNVNSIKDFELNLKALQKNLKTLGAKAYDVEEEIKNSERSGRKKRKREVEEWLEEVRSIEKQVVDLGTQVESEGFIMRLMDGGLPAKLNDEVDRLIEQSRNFGELVLDVCGSRGEKLLTNGMVGEAFNENLEMILTLLESRKVSSISVCGMGGVGKTTLAKHIRNRLLHHSRGHVIWVTISQEFSVSTVQDKIASLIGADIVGEDNEDIRAGRLHTTLSQMKNSVLILDDVWENIDLLKVGWPFSVKCCRLIITTRSLEVCRQISCQKVIQVKNLHHHETWELFHETLRNEIELDSSAEKIARSVAELCGGLPLAIVIVAGSMRGDRAIHTWRDAYAELTERVSGNNGIGDGDVYKLLKYSFDRLNRNHHSQSNEFNTLQHCFLHCALYPEDEEILKDRLVKDFISGGLVDERKTRRAQVEQGHSILDKLVNVCLLERCVVPDMFGPTECVKMHDLVRGMALKICEGKHMVRASVEKEIPKEIEWAKDLERVSLMYNGIRRIDEGISPDCPKLSTLLLFGNYWLEFIPDSFFSNMHVLQTLDFSYCANITMLPKSVCALKCLKALLLRSCFKLENVPYLGEMKELRELDFSKTAIKEVPRGVEELFSLKFLAMDVCKLKTLPRGLFLKLGNLQHLELPFHIQVVIEEIENLKLLEEFSGRVKNVNDFNTFITSLGSRVHDTCYTIAVGSYDKSFQAIRGVCYIKELFLSECNLKDERVLAEGIVELTISKCEGLSICFVDGLKRLKIQFCGGMEYILKSEAGLSSQMSDLEEIVLYGLDDMKGLIEKGEIGASAALTQPVFSSLTKLRIDKCNKNKMRIPISGVPNLEDIDMKECEEIEEIFEDGGTSSLTLPKLKTLWLDELPRLRKVGILLSGVPNLKTIHVSNCGEIEDVFDDEGKRSLVLPKLHQLCLEELPKLKSLCKGTTIICNSIEFVSITKCPRLMKKLPVLVDLAGPRPIRYY, from the coding sequence ATGTTAAGCTGGTTTTTCGAGCCGATTTTGACAAAGCTAGCGGAgttatttatgtcaaagtTGGTGGAACAAACGGCAGATAATGCACACAATAACGTGAATAGTATAAAGGACTTTGAGCTCAATCTAAAAGCTCTGCAGAAAAACTTGAAGACATTGGGTGCTAAGGCATATGATGTGGAGGAGGAAATCAAGAACTCAGAGCGTTCTGGTCGAAAGAAAAGAAAGCGTGAAGTTGAGGAGTGGTTGGAAGAAGTCAGGTCCATCGAAAAGCAAGTTGTTGATTTGGGGACTCAAGTGGAATCCGAAGGATTCATTATGAGACTGATGGATGGAGGATTACCTGCTAAACTAAATGATGAGGTTGACAGGCTTATTGAGCAAAGTCGGAATTTTGGTGAACTTGTCCTTGATGTTTGTggaagtaggggagagaagttGTTGACAAATGGGATGGTTGGTGAAGCgtttaatgaaaatttggaaatgaTTTTGACACTTTTGGAGAGTCGGAAAGTGTCGAGCATTAGTGTTTGCGGTATGGGTGGTGTGGGCAAAACGACACTGGCAAAGCACATTCGCAATCGACTCCTCCATCATTCTCGGGGACATGTGATTTGGGTTACAATCTCTCAAGAATTTAGTGTTTCGACTGTACAAGATAAAATAGCCAGTTTAATAGGTGCGGACATTGTGGGTGAGGATAATGAAGACATAAGGGCAGGGAGACTCCATACAACTTTGTCTCAGATGAAGAATTCAGTGCTGATATTAGATGATGTGTGGGAAAATATTGATCTGTTAAAGGTTGGATGGCCCTTTTCGGTCAAGTGTTGTAGGTTGATTATAACAACTCGCTCCTTAGAAGTGTGTCGTCAAATTTCTTGCCAAAAAGTGATTCAAGTGAAAAATCTACATCATCATGAGACATGGGAATTGTTCCATGAAACGCTAAGAAATGAGATAGAACTTGATTCTTCAGCAGAAAAAATTGCCAGATCTGTGGCAGAATTGTGTGGTGGTCTGCCCCTAGCAATTGTTATAGTGGCTGGAAGCATGAGGGGCGACAGAGCCATCCATACATGGAGAGATGCTTATGCAGAACTAACAGAACGTGTCTCAGGGAATAATGGCATAGGAGACGGTGatgtttataaattattgaaatatagttTTGATCGGTTGAATAGAAATCATCATAGTCAGAGTAATGAATTCAATACATTACAACATTGTTTCCTGCATTGTGCATTATATcctgaagatgaagaaatactGAAAGATCGTTTGGTTAAAGATTTCATTTCAGGAGGGTTGGTGGATGAAAGAAAGACGAGGAGAGCGCAAGTTGAGCAAGGACATTCCATATTGGATAAATTAGTGAATGTTTGCTTATTGGAAAGGTGTGTTGTTCCTGATATGTTTGGTCCCACGGAATGCGTGAAGATGCATGATCTTGTAAGAGGTATGGCATTGAAGATATGTGAGGGGAAACATATGGTAAGAGCAAGTGTTGAGAAGGAAATTCCCAAAGAAATAGAATGGGCAAAGGATCTGGAGAGGGTGTCCTTAATGTACAATGGCATAAGGAGAATTGATGAAGGAATATCTCCTGATTGTCCTAAGCTCTCAACATTACTTTTATTCGGTAATTATTGGTTGGAGTTTATCCCAGATTCGTTCTTTTCTAACATGCACGTACTACAGACTCTTGATTTTAGCTACTGCGCTAACATAACGATGTTGCCAAAGTCAGTCTGTGCGCTAAAGTGCCTCAAGGCATTGCTCCTTAGGTCGTGTTTTAAGCTAGAAAATGTGCCGTACTTGGGAGAGATGAAAGAACTCAGGGAGTTAGACTTCTCGAAAACAGCCATCAAGGAAGTCCCTAGAGGAGTTGAGGAATTATTCAGTCTCAAGTTCCTCGCAATGGATGTGTGTAAATTGAAGACACTTCCAAGAGGTTTATTTCTTAAACTTGGGAATCTTCAGCACTTAGAATTACCATTCCATATACAAGTAgtaattgaagaaattgagaatCTGAAACTGCTAGAGGAGTTTAGTGGAAGAgtgaaaaatgtgaatgattttaatacttttattaCAAGTTTGGGAAGTCGGGTGCATGACACTTGCTACACAATCGCAGTGGGGTCGTATGATAAAAGTTTCCAAGCAATAAGAGGAGTATGTTATATTAAAGAGTTGTTCCTTTCCGAATGCAACCTTAAAGATGAGAGAGTATTAGCAGAGGGAATTGTGGAGCTAACAATTAGTAAATGTGAGGGTCTGAGCATTTGCTTTGTGGATGGAttgaagagattgaaaattcaattttgtggAGGAATGGAGTACATTTTGAAGAGTGAGGCAGGATTATCATCTCAAATGTCTGATCTTGAAGAAATTGTACTGTATGGGTTGGATGATATGAAGGGGTTGATCGAAAAGGGGGAAATAGGAGCATCAGCTGCACTTACACAACCTGTGTTTTCCTCTCTGACAAAGCTAAGAATTGACAAGTGTAATAAAAACAAGATGAGGATACCAATATCAGGGGTTCCCAACCTCGAAGATATTGATATGAAAGAGTGTGAAGAAATAGAAGAGATATTCGAAGATGGAGGAACAAGTTCCCTCACCCTGCCTAAATTAAAAACCTTATGGTTAGATGAGCTGCCAAGACTGAGGAAGGTGGGGATACTCCTATCAGGAGTTCCCAACCTTAAAACTATTCATGTGAGTAACTGTGGAGAAATAGAAGATGTGTTCGATGATGAAGGGAAACGTTCCCTCGTCCTCCCCAAATTACATCAGTTGTGTTTAGAAGAGCTTCCGAAACTGAAGAGCCTATGCAAGGGAACAACCATCATTTGCAACTCCATTGAATTTGTCTCCATAACAAAGTGCCCAAGATTGATGAAGAAACTTCCTGTGCTTGTTGATTTGGCTGGGCCTCGACCCATAAGATATTATTGA